A genomic region of Microlunatus sagamiharensis contains the following coding sequences:
- a CDS encoding LTA synthase family protein has product MSAEPTVDRVRLALVSVPLVVVDVVLDVLQALDQGAAGRRLGVAALPGLVGVHLGVVGLWAVVFALTRTGRRHTLRNVAFHVSAGAYLLLSVAAHLYQRRTGSPLDTATLSTVVHAPAVVGDIVRRSAGPGASALLLLAVAYAAVAPWLVRRLAARQRTARPARHRSPALLAAVAVAVLVAGLTAPLVTGSGAYGRHRAVELVAGAWDEVREDARATRPAPGPSAPPSTLVRSEPLAAGQAPRNLVVVVLESLRWSATSLADPELGTTPFLARLAERSTVATRAYTTVPHTSKALTSIHCGIAPPVDTRLTESEPGRIPATCLPALLGRQGYGTAFFQAATGGFERRPELVANLGFDEFRGVEDLPTEGFGPANYFGYEDDVLLDPATEWMAAQEQPFALSLLTVGGHHDYVLPDTFELQRFAEDDELNLYLNTAAYYDRFLEQLFDRIDGLGIADDTVVALVGDHGEGFGEHGLRQHDNTIYEEGVHVPLLVHDPADARGRTVDVPVTTASTMPSVLDALGYRVEGGAVAAPIRAAEPVPLHLSCQSVNRCLTRIDGSSKFVHHFGHRPDELFDLDADPGEQDNLLSTLSRAEQATLRDELLAWRDEVRVLWAPSTGG; this is encoded by the coding sequence ATGAGCGCCGAGCCCACCGTGGACCGCGTGCGCCTGGCGCTGGTCTCGGTCCCGCTGGTCGTCGTCGACGTCGTCCTCGACGTCCTGCAGGCCCTGGACCAGGGCGCCGCGGGCCGCCGGCTCGGCGTGGCCGCGCTCCCCGGGCTCGTCGGCGTCCACCTGGGCGTCGTCGGCCTGTGGGCCGTGGTCTTCGCCCTGACCCGGACCGGTCGGCGGCACACCCTGCGCAACGTCGCCTTCCACGTCAGCGCGGGGGCGTACCTGCTCCTCTCCGTCGCCGCGCACCTCTACCAGCGGCGCACGGGTTCCCCGCTCGACACCGCGACGCTGAGCACGGTCGTGCACGCGCCGGCGGTCGTCGGCGACATCGTCCGGCGCTCGGCCGGCCCCGGGGCGTCGGCCCTCCTGCTCCTCGCCGTCGCGTACGCCGCGGTGGCGCCCTGGCTGGTCCGCCGGCTCGCGGCCCGGCAGCGGACGGCCCGCCCGGCCCGTCACCGGTCCCCCGCCCTGCTCGCGGCCGTCGCCGTCGCCGTCCTGGTCGCCGGCCTGACGGCCCCGCTCGTCACCGGGTCCGGCGCCTACGGGCGCCACCGCGCGGTGGAGCTGGTCGCCGGCGCCTGGGACGAGGTCCGCGAGGACGCCCGCGCCACCCGGCCCGCGCCCGGGCCGTCGGCACCGCCCTCGACCCTGGTCCGCTCGGAGCCGCTCGCCGCCGGCCAGGCACCGCGCAACCTCGTCGTCGTCGTGCTGGAGTCCCTGCGCTGGTCGGCCACCTCGCTCGCCGACCCCGAGCTCGGCACGACCCCCTTCCTCGCCCGGCTCGCCGAGCGCAGCACCGTCGCGACCCGCGCGTACACGACGGTCCCCCACACGTCCAAGGCGCTCACCTCGATCCACTGCGGCATCGCGCCGCCCGTGGACACCCGCCTGACCGAGTCGGAGCCGGGCCGCATCCCCGCCACCTGCCTGCCGGCGCTGCTCGGCCGGCAGGGCTACGGCACCGCCTTCTTCCAGGCGGCCACCGGCGGCTTCGAGCGCCGGCCCGAGCTGGTCGCCAATCTGGGGTTCGACGAGTTCCGCGGCGTCGAGGACCTGCCGACCGAGGGCTTCGGCCCGGCGAACTACTTCGGCTACGAGGACGACGTGCTGCTCGACCCGGCCACGGAGTGGATGGCCGCCCAGGAGCAGCCCTTCGCGCTCTCGCTGCTGACCGTCGGGGGCCACCACGACTACGTCCTGCCCGACACCTTCGAGCTGCAGCGCTTCGCCGAGGACGACGAGCTGAACCTCTACCTCAACACCGCCGCGTACTACGACCGCTTCCTCGAGCAGCTCTTCGACCGGATCGACGGCCTGGGCATCGCCGACGACACCGTGGTGGCGCTCGTCGGCGACCACGGCGAGGGGTTCGGCGAGCACGGGCTGCGCCAGCACGACAACACGATCTACGAGGAGGGCGTGCACGTGCCCCTGCTCGTGCACGACCCCGCCGACGCGCGCGGTCGCACGGTCGACGTGCCGGTCACCACGGCGAGCACGATGCCGAGCGTCCTGGACGCGCTCGGCTACCGCGTCGAGGGCGGCGCCGTCGCCGCCCCGATCCGCGCGGCCGAGCCGGTGCCCCTCCACCTGTCCTGCCAGAGCGTCAACCGCTGCCTGACCCGCATCGACGGGTCGTCGAAGTTCGTCCACCACTTCGGCCACCGCCCGGACGAGCTCTTCGACCTCGACGCCGACCCGGGCGAGCAGGACAACCTGCTGTCGACGCTCAGCCGGGCCGAGCAGGCCACGCTGCGCGACGAGCTGCTCGCCTGGCGCGACGAGGTCCGGGTGCTCTGGGCCCCGTCGACCGGCGGCTGA
- a CDS encoding oxidoreductase, with translation MTTDASASSSGLAGTYDLAGYQVHRIGFGAMQLPGPGVMGPPKDHDTAVAVLRRAVDAGVNHIDTAQFYGPDVSNELIREALHPYADDLAIVSKVGARRDAKGQWLPALTPADIREDVETNLRTLGIERLAAVNLRLQEHPVPGQAPLEDLLGAMVTLREDGLIAGVGISTATRDQVVQAIEQADVVTVQNAYGVLARGDEDVLRLCSDHGISYVPYFPLGGAFPGMPKVVEDEVVQAVAAEVGATPAQVGLAWLLAHDDSVLLIPGTSSLAHLEENLAVAGVTLSEEQVARLDAIAAPEA, from the coding sequence ATGACCACGGACGCCTCCGCCTCCTCCTCCGGGCTCGCCGGCACCTACGACCTCGCCGGCTACCAGGTCCACCGCATCGGCTTCGGCGCCATGCAGCTCCCCGGCCCCGGCGTGATGGGTCCGCCGAAGGACCACGACACGGCGGTCGCCGTGCTGCGCCGTGCGGTCGACGCCGGCGTGAACCACATCGACACCGCCCAGTTCTACGGTCCCGACGTCTCCAACGAGCTGATCCGCGAGGCGCTGCACCCGTACGCCGACGACCTCGCGATCGTCTCGAAGGTGGGAGCCCGTCGCGACGCCAAGGGCCAGTGGCTCCCGGCCCTGACGCCGGCCGACATCCGCGAGGACGTCGAGACCAACCTGCGCACCCTGGGCATCGAGCGGCTCGCCGCGGTGAACCTGCGGCTGCAGGAGCACCCCGTCCCCGGGCAGGCGCCGCTGGAGGACCTGCTGGGCGCGATGGTCACCCTGCGCGAGGACGGCCTCATCGCCGGCGTCGGCATCTCCACCGCCACGCGTGACCAGGTCGTGCAGGCGATCGAGCAGGCCGACGTCGTCACCGTGCAGAACGCGTACGGCGTCCTCGCCCGCGGCGACGAGGACGTGCTGCGCCTCTGCTCCGACCACGGCATCTCCTACGTGCCCTACTTCCCGCTCGGCGGCGCCTTCCCGGGCATGCCGAAGGTCGTCGAGGACGAGGTCGTGCAGGCCGTCGCGGCCGAGGTCGGCGCCACGCCCGCCCAGGTCGGGCTCGCCTGGCTGCTGGCCCACGACGACAGCGTCCTGCTTATCCCGGGGACGTCGTCGCTCGCGCACCTCGAGGAGAACCTCGCCGTGGCCGGCGTGACGCTCTCCGAGGAGCAGGTCGCCCGCCTCGACGCGATCGCCGCGCCGGAGGCCTGA
- a CDS encoding DEAD/DEAH box helicase: protein MAIPIALSGTDMIGQARTGTGKTLAFGITMLQRSTAPGEPGYEELAKAGAPQGLVVCPTRELASQVSKDLSTAAALRDLRVLTIYGGVGYDTQIDTLKTGVDIVVGTPGRLLDLADRRALDLSRIKTLVLDEADEMLDLGFLPDVERLLAKTPASRQTMLFSATMPSAIVTLARRHLEHPVNIRAESADDETTVPATAQFVYQAHVLDKPEVVARILQAQDRGRVMVFSRTKRSAQRLTDDLVERGFAAASIHGDLNQVAREKALKRFREGKVDVLVATDVAARGIDVTGVTHVINYECPDDEKTYVHRIGRTGRAGASGIAITFVDWADQTRWKVINNALGLPFETPEETYSTSAHLFHDLGIDPKVKGRIVDPAPEPPKAEREPREGGRGARRRGEGSGTQSEGESSGRPSRSRRRLRNGVPVEGGAEGASPEPTATVTAPVDASASTDAPSTESAEGEGAAPKRRRRRRGGRGRSQQDGATEGSSQGTGAGSDDRGEAAASEA from the coding sequence ATGGCGATCCCGATCGCGCTCTCGGGCACCGACATGATCGGCCAGGCGCGCACCGGCACCGGCAAGACCCTCGCCTTCGGCATCACGATGCTGCAGCGCTCGACGGCGCCGGGCGAGCCGGGCTACGAGGAGCTGGCCAAGGCCGGCGCCCCGCAGGGCCTCGTCGTCTGCCCGACGCGCGAGCTCGCGAGCCAGGTCAGCAAGGACCTCTCCACCGCCGCCGCGCTCCGCGACCTCCGCGTCCTGACGATCTACGGCGGCGTCGGCTACGACACGCAGATCGACACCCTCAAGACCGGCGTGGACATCGTCGTCGGGACGCCGGGCCGGCTGCTCGACCTCGCCGACCGCCGCGCGCTCGACCTCTCGCGGATCAAGACCCTCGTGCTCGACGAGGCCGACGAGATGCTCGACCTCGGCTTCCTGCCCGACGTGGAGCGGCTGCTCGCCAAGACCCCCGCGTCGCGCCAGACCATGCTCTTCTCGGCGACGATGCCCTCGGCGATCGTGACGCTCGCGCGTCGCCACCTGGAGCACCCGGTCAACATCCGCGCGGAGTCCGCCGACGACGAGACCACGGTGCCCGCGACGGCGCAGTTCGTCTACCAGGCGCACGTGCTCGACAAGCCCGAGGTCGTGGCCCGCATCCTCCAGGCGCAGGACCGCGGTCGCGTGATGGTCTTCAGCCGCACCAAGCGCTCCGCGCAGCGGCTCACCGACGACCTGGTCGAGCGCGGCTTCGCGGCCGCCTCGATCCACGGCGACCTCAACCAGGTCGCCCGAGAGAAGGCGCTCAAGCGCTTCCGCGAGGGCAAGGTCGACGTCCTCGTCGCCACCGACGTCGCCGCCCGCGGCATCGACGTCACCGGGGTCACGCACGTGATCAACTACGAGTGCCCCGACGACGAGAAGACCTACGTCCACCGCATCGGCCGCACCGGCCGCGCGGGTGCCTCGGGCATCGCGATCACCTTCGTGGACTGGGCCGACCAGACCCGCTGGAAGGTGATCAACAACGCGCTCGGGCTGCCCTTCGAGACGCCCGAGGAGACCTACTCGACCTCGGCGCACCTCTTCCACGACCTCGGGATCGACCCCAAGGTCAAGGGCCGCATCGTCGACCCGGCCCCGGAGCCGCCGAAGGCCGAGCGCGAGCCCCGCGAGGGCGGCCGCGGCGCGCGCCGTCGCGGCGAGGGCTCCGGCACCCAGAGCGAGGGCGAGAGCTCGGGCCGTCCGTCGCGGAGCCGCCGCCGGCTGCGCAACGGCGTCCCCGTCGAGGGTGGCGCCGAGGGCGCCTCCCCGGAGCCGACGGCCACCGTCACGGCCCCGGTCGACGCCTCGGCGTCGACCGACGCGCCGAGCACCGAGTCCGCCGAGGGTGAGGGCGCGGCCCCCAAGCGTCGCCGCCGCCGCCGTGGTGGACGTGGCCGCAGCCAGCAGGACGGTGCCACCGAGGGCAGCAGCCAGGGCACCGGCGCGGGCAGCGACGACCGTGGCGAGGCCGCGGCCTCCGAGGCCTGA
- a CDS encoding class F sortase: MSPTSLRTAAAAGLLALVASVTACGAPAAAPVASASAAPSSPAASDGPAPPASVGTPAASNRVTFVPTRVDLPAGAAAPVEPAVTRDGELAVPENVQHVGWWDGSARAGDPFGNTVIAGHVDSATEGLGFFARLLRVEKGDTITLRGADGHHLAYAVTSVRTIKKDALATGSAAFDQTGDPHLVLITCGGQYRRGAGGYDSNVVVTATPKGLAR, translated from the coding sequence TTGAGCCCCACCTCCCTGCGTACGGCGGCCGCTGCCGGGCTCCTCGCGCTCGTCGCGTCGGTGACGGCGTGCGGCGCCCCGGCGGCCGCGCCTGTGGCGTCCGCGAGCGCCGCGCCGTCCAGCCCGGCCGCCTCGGACGGACCGGCGCCGCCGGCCTCGGTCGGCACCCCGGCCGCCAGCAACCGGGTCACCTTCGTCCCGACCCGCGTCGACCTCCCGGCCGGCGCCGCCGCGCCGGTCGAGCCCGCGGTCACGCGCGACGGCGAGCTCGCCGTGCCGGAGAACGTGCAGCACGTCGGCTGGTGGGACGGCAGCGCGCGGGCCGGCGACCCCTTCGGCAACACGGTGATCGCCGGGCACGTCGACTCGGCCACCGAGGGGCTCGGCTTCTTCGCCCGGCTGCTGAGGGTCGAGAAGGGCGACACGATCACGCTCCGGGGCGCCGACGGGCACCACCTGGCGTACGCGGTCACCTCGGTCCGCACGATCAAGAAGGACGCGCTCGCCACGGGCAGCGCGGCCTTCGACCAGACCGGCGACCCGCACCTGGTGCTCATCACCTGCGGCGGGCAGTACCGGCGCGGCGCGGGCGGCTACGACAGCAACGTGGTCGTGACGGCGACGCCCAAGGGCCTCGCGCGCTGA
- a CDS encoding PHP domain-containing protein, with protein MRIDLHTHSNVSDGTDTPAELVVAAAKAGLDVVALTDHDTFDGLDRAVAAGRDHGVEVVRGLELSCSHEHQSVHLLAYGADPEAAALAQEMVRVREGRTGRLRPVLDLLEGLGVPVTEEQVMAQVGSSPSVGRPHIADALVEAGWVADRREAFDRFLADGGPAHVARYAIEVAHGIDLVHAAGGVAVIAHPWGRGREGLLPPDYLAELVAEHHLDGIEVDHQDHDADARARLWRLVDELGVLGTGSSDYHGTGKTDHDLGVNTTRPEVYDELRLRLRVAV; from the coding sequence ATGCGGATCGACCTCCACACGCACTCGAACGTCTCCGACGGCACCGACACCCCGGCCGAGCTCGTCGTCGCGGCCGCAAAGGCCGGCCTCGACGTGGTCGCGCTGACCGACCACGACACGTTCGACGGGCTGGACCGCGCGGTCGCCGCCGGCCGCGACCACGGCGTCGAGGTCGTGCGTGGCCTCGAGCTCTCCTGCTCGCACGAGCACCAGAGCGTGCACCTGCTCGCGTACGGCGCCGACCCCGAGGCGGCCGCGCTCGCGCAGGAGATGGTCCGGGTGCGCGAGGGCCGCACAGGGCGGCTGCGCCCGGTGCTCGACCTGCTCGAGGGGCTCGGGGTGCCCGTGACCGAGGAGCAGGTGATGGCGCAGGTCGGCTCGTCGCCGTCGGTGGGGCGCCCCCACATCGCGGACGCGCTCGTGGAGGCCGGCTGGGTCGCCGACCGGCGCGAGGCGTTCGACCGCTTCCTCGCCGACGGCGGGCCCGCGCACGTGGCGCGCTACGCGATCGAGGTCGCGCACGGCATCGACCTCGTCCACGCCGCGGGCGGCGTCGCGGTGATCGCCCACCCCTGGGGCCGGGGCCGGGAGGGGCTGCTGCCGCCGGACTACCTCGCCGAGCTCGTCGCCGAGCACCACCTCGACGGCATCGAGGTCGACCACCAGGACCACGACGCGGACGCCCGCGCCCGGCTGTGGCGCCTGGTCGACGAGCTGGGCGTGCTCGGCACCGGCTCGAGCGACTACCACGGCACCGGCAAGACCGACCACGACCTCGGGGTGAACACGACCCGCCCCGAGGTCTACGACGAGCTCCGCCTCCGGCTGCGCGTCGCCGTCTGA
- a CDS encoding alpha/beta fold hydrolase, which produces MPHDQPVDVDGVRLVVRTWTAARPAAPVAVLLPATGETAEDWDDVAGALSGTRTVHAVNLRGHGRSDWPGTYSTRLFAADVEGLLPELADGPVDLVGHSLGGLVACRVAAARPDLVRRLVLEDVGLLRPRPAAPPERPDGPLTLDWAVVEQVRPEVDDPDPAWREVVARIVAPTLVVGGGPRSSLPQDQVADLVSTVPDARLVILDTGHLVHANAPADFVAAVLDFLG; this is translated from the coding sequence GTGCCCCACGACCAGCCGGTGGACGTCGACGGCGTGCGGCTGGTCGTCAGGACCTGGACGGCCGCGCGGCCCGCCGCCCCCGTCGCCGTCCTGCTGCCCGCGACCGGCGAGACCGCCGAGGACTGGGACGACGTCGCCGGTGCCCTCAGCGGCACCCGGACGGTCCACGCGGTGAACCTCCGCGGGCACGGTCGCAGCGACTGGCCCGGCACCTACTCGACCCGGCTCTTCGCCGCCGATGTCGAGGGCCTGCTGCCCGAGCTCGCCGACGGACCGGTCGACCTCGTCGGGCACAGCCTCGGCGGGCTCGTGGCCTGCCGGGTCGCCGCGGCGCGACCGGACCTGGTCCGCCGGCTGGTGCTCGAGGACGTCGGCCTGCTCCGCCCACGCCCGGCCGCGCCACCCGAGCGTCCGGACGGGCCCCTGACGCTCGACTGGGCCGTCGTGGAGCAGGTGCGGCCCGAGGTCGACGACCCCGACCCGGCCTGGCGCGAGGTGGTGGCGCGCATCGTGGCCCCCACGCTGGTCGTCGGCGGCGGCCCGCGCAGCTCGCTGCCGCAGGACCAGGTCGCCGACCTCGTCTCGACCGTTCCGGACGCGCGGCTGGTCATCCTGGACACCGGGCACCTCGTCCACGCGAACGCACCCGCGGACTTCGTGGCCGCCGTGCTGGACTTCCTGGGCTGA
- a CDS encoding DUF4397 domain-containing protein, which translates to MTARALRRLLTLVVLLGATVGLAGLTAGPSFAAGSADVYVVQGLPGRSVDVAVDGKTVAKGVKTAAVVGPFKVDPGSREVTFSDGGTELLSRSFDVKARSSWDVVVHLPEGGSTDPTVTVFRNDTSSVPRGKAELVVAHTATVPAADIRVNGKVLFSDVANGQSLDLTVPVATYKVAITPTGKKSPVYLGPVSLTVKGGAVNRVYALGDPEKNTMNVAVHVLATGSSGSKRPDKVDTGTGGEAAGAVRFLARLTR; encoded by the coding sequence ATGACTGCACGCGCTCTGCGCCGGCTGCTCACGCTCGTGGTGCTGCTGGGCGCCACCGTCGGGCTGGCGGGCCTGACCGCCGGACCCAGCTTCGCCGCCGGCTCCGCCGACGTCTACGTCGTCCAGGGCCTGCCCGGACGCAGCGTCGACGTCGCCGTCGACGGGAAGACCGTCGCCAAGGGGGTCAAGACGGCCGCCGTCGTCGGGCCCTTCAAGGTCGACCCGGGCTCGCGCGAGGTCACCTTCAGCGACGGCGGCACCGAGCTGCTCAGCCGGTCCTTCGACGTCAAGGCGCGCTCGAGCTGGGACGTCGTCGTGCACCTGCCCGAGGGCGGCTCGACCGACCCCACGGTGACCGTCTTCCGCAACGACACCTCGAGCGTCCCCCGCGGCAAGGCGGAGCTCGTCGTCGCGCACACCGCCACCGTCCCCGCGGCCGACATCCGCGTCAACGGCAAGGTGCTCTTCTCCGACGTCGCCAACGGTCAGTCCCTCGACCTGACCGTCCCCGTCGCGACCTACAAGGTCGCCATCACCCCGACCGGCAAGAAGTCGCCGGTCTACCTCGGCCCGGTGAGCCTCACCGTCAAGGGCGGCGCGGTGAACCGCGTCTACGCGCTCGGCGACCCCGAGAAGAACACGATGAACGTCGCCGTCCACGTCCTGGCGACCGGCTCGTCCGGCTCGAAGCGGCCCGACAAGGTCGACACCGGCACCGGCGGCGAGGCGGCAGGGGCCGTGCGGTTCCTCGCCCGGCTGACTCGTTGA